One window of the Trifolium pratense cultivar HEN17-A07 linkage group LG2, ARS_RC_1.1, whole genome shotgun sequence genome contains the following:
- the LOC123910846 gene encoding uncharacterized protein LOC123910846 isoform X5: protein MSRRQTNASNDRKSVDDMLTYSSHSHSDLANTWEQHNMKDQHDKMGGVNRFVTGQRNDRDSSLGTIDWKPLKWTRPGCSTSRDSGFSRSSGMRSLGGTNSKGSCEWKVGLQQKIATAVESNSGEAATCRASSAPSEEENLRKKPRLNWGEGLAKFERKHVEGPEVTSNNDDPVSPPFSMETNNFLSTGLVDRSPKLSGLSECASPATPSSAARSSSPAGADDKLFGKAANVDSDVGNLSSSPVPGSQNHLQMFSFNLEKVDIDSLISLGSPLVELLPQSDNLNSVDYSLLISTTMDKLLILKADISKVLEVTETEIDLLENELRSLKSESKDRFQCSEAVGSLLIPCTYRHVANVSACGDSNSSLEVKDSVDVKSSASTGDILYDTIISCNEKTAKAACEVFDKLLPEKCCKNENIGASSGSSSHNGTLIKEKFAERRRLARLKERIITLKFKALHHLWKEDMRLLSIRKHRPKSHKKLESELRTTSNSHQKKRSSIPFRFPFPAGNQLKLVPTSEMIKYTSQLLSESKHEIHRSTLKMPALIWDQKDKMYSMFLSSNGLVVDPVAIEKERAMINPWTAEEQEIFLEKFAAYGKDFRKIATFLNHKTTADCVEFYYKNHKSDCFEKIKKKDDDKLGKFFKAKTDLMASGVKCNSGVNASSLDILSEASSVMADDIARDRKMRSGSSLWRGYNNHNKSRGDNIITERPDSFDVLQDERETVAADVLASICGCVLSEATSSCITSSVDPVKGKRVVKKCVKVKPLSKKPPMPEITQNIDHETCSDESCGEMELTDWSDVEKAAFLHAVSLFGKDFAMIAQRVRTRSQYQCKVFFSKTQKRLRLNHMGDRPENVGSQMNDDVDGGRSDADNACVVETGSANGSDSSGTKTGVDQPESDKNMYHDESNPVEASNLSADLYTSEEINRKVDHEDVNMVSNACVIGGESKLRTDDIVGVLNGSDKSGSVREQRAIVMSDGIEIGTNEPIEGGGAVTELVSGTGTMEPCYTNSVAEGRLVSDVSSAQQGNELEGSTICLVDRDEADTDAVIELKGNVRDSSTLVNTSLSSVDVSCPRLSVEAENEPQICLEKPQFSGSSEVPLTDPTTSTLQYTDGAAMQYKKPSSQDLPSCDFQGNQDMIGHDSSSNLGHQLCNPGKSLDHVEAARVLQCYNLQVPSDKEVNVKMSCSSSATELPLLSQKIDLEEPPRNDVKIFGKILTNPSSTPKPNLSAKGNEENGTHLPKLSSSSSSLKLTGHDNTGGKSTILNVDLNDCRVFQNVPVIRSYSDGNKIQPVFSSLPDSAILLAKYPAAFGSYGLEAVSSLQQQVTEMVSSNGIGEPGILAGGSKSVASDPIAAIKTHQTNADQFVGQTGNAIKDGEPVGEEKDLNS from the exons ATGTCGAGGAGGCAAACCAATGCAAGTAATGATCGCAAGTCGGTCGATGATATGCTAACATATTCCTCTCATTCACATTCTGACCTAGCAAATACTTGGGAGCAGCATAACATGAAAGACCAGCATGATAAGATGGGTGGTGTTAATCGGTTTGTTACAGGCCAGAGAAATGATAGGGATAGTTCTTTGGGTACAATTGACTGGAAGCCCCTTAAATGGACCCGGCCTGGATGCTCCACTTCACGAGACTCGGGCTTTAGCCGCTCAAGTGGCATGAGGAGcttaggagggacaaattcgaAGGGAAGCTGTGAATGGAAGGTTGGGTTGCAACAAAAAATTGCAACTGCTGTTGAGTCAAATTCAGGGGAAGCTGCTACATGTCGTGCATCGTCTGCTCCATCTGAAGAGGAAAATTTGAGGAAGAAGCCTAGGCTAAATTGGGGCGAGGGACTTGCAAAGTTCGAGAGAAAGCATGTTGAGGGGCCTGAGGTAACTTCGAACAATGATGACCCTGTCTCACCTCCTTTCAGTATGGAAACCAATAATTTCCTCAGTACTGGCTTAGTAGATAGAAGCCCTAAACTTTCAGGACTCTCAGAGTGTGCATCTCCTGCAACTCCATCTTCGGCAGCCCGCAGCTCTTCACCAG CAGGTGCAGATGATAAATTGTTTGGAAAAGCTGCAAATGTGGACAGTGATGTTGGTAACTTGAGTAGTTCACCTGTTCCTGGGTCTCAAAATCATCTGCAGATGTTTTCTTTCAATTTAGAGAAGGTGGATATTGACTCATTGATTAGTCTGGGCTCTCCACTTGTTGAGTTATTACCACAGTCTGATAATCTGAACTCTGTGGATTATAGTTTATTAATTTCCACCACAATGGATAAGCTGCTGATATTGAAAGCGGACATTTCAAAGGTATTAGAGGTCACTGAAACTGAAATTGATTTACTTGAAAATGAACTTAGATCTCTAAAATCTGAATCTAAGGATAGATTTCAATGTTCAGAAGCCGTTGGCTCTCTGCTAATCCCCTGTACTTATAGGCATGTTGCCAATGTCTCGGCTTGTGGTGATAGTAATTCATCTTTGGAGGTTAAAGATAGTGTAGATGTTAAGTCTAGTGCGAGCACTGGGGATATTTTATACGATACAATTATTTCTTGCAATGAAAAAACTGCAAAAGCAGCATGTGAAGTGTTTGATAAGTTATTGCCTGAAAAATGTTGCAAGAACGAGAATATTGGGGCTAGCAGTGGTTCATCCTCTCATAATGGCACACTTATTAAGGAAAAATTTGCTGAGAGAAGACGATTGGCAAGATTGAAGGAGAGAATTATAACACTCAAGTTTAAAGCTTTGCATCACTTGTGGAAAGAAGATATGCGTTTACTGTCTATTAGGAAACACCGCCCAAAATCTCACAAGAAACTTGAATCAGAGCTACGCACCACCAGTAATAGTCATCAGAAGAAGCGGTCTTCTATTCCTTTCCGTTTTCCCTTCCCTG CAGGAAACCAACTGAAATTGGTTCCAACATCTGAGATGATTAAGTATACAAGCCAACTGCTTTCAGAATCCAAACATGAAATTCACAGAAGCACCTTGAAGATGCCAGCATTAATTTGGGATCAAAAGGACAAAATGTATTCAATGTTTTTATCTAGCAATGGGCTGGTTGTAGATCCAGTGGCTATTGAGAAAGAAAGGGCCATGATAAACCCTTGGACCGCAGAAGAGCAAGAGATTTTCTTGGAAAAATTTGCTGCCTATGGAAAAGATTTTCGAAAAATTGCCACTTTCCTTAACCACAAGACAACGGCTGACTGTGTTGAATTCTACTACAAAAATCACAAGTCTGATTGTTTTgagaaaattaagaaaaaagatGATGACAAGCTAGGGAAATTTTTCAAAGCCAAAACTGACTTGATGGCATCAGGCGTAAAATGTAACTCTGGAGTGAATGCTTCTTCACTTGATATTTTGAGTGAAGCTTCTTCAGTGATGGCAGATGACATTGCACGTGATCGGAAAATGCGTTCAGGAAGTTCCTTATGGAGGGgatataataatcataataagtCAAGGGGTGACAATATCATTACAGAGAGGCCGGACAGTTTTGATGTTCTTCAAGATGAAAGAGAGACTGTTGCAGCTGATGTATTGGCTAGTATATGTGGTTGTGTTTTATCCGAGGCAACGAGTTCCTGCATAACTAGTTCAGTCGATCCTGTGAAAGGTAAAAGGGTCGTCAAGAAGTGCGTGAAAGTGAAGCCTCTATCCAAAAAACCTCCAATGCCAGAAATTACTCAAAATATTGATCATGAAACTTGTTCCGACGAGAGCTGTGGTGAAATGGAACTTACTGATTGGTCAGATGTGGAGAAGGCAGCCTTTCTTCATGCTGTATCATTGTTTGGTAAGGATTTTGCAATGATTGCACAGCGTGTCAGAACAAGATCCCAATACCAGTGCAAAGTTTTTTTTAGCAAGACTCAGAAACGTCTTAGATTGAATCACATGGGTGACAGACCTGAAAATGTTGGATCACAGATGAATGATGATGTGGATGGTGGCAGGAGTGATGCAGATAATGCATGCGTTGTAGAGACAGGTTCAGCCAATGGCTCTGATTCGTCAGGCACTAAAACAGGTGTGGACCAGCCTGAATCTGATAAGAACATGTATCATGATGAATCCAATCCTGTAGAAGCTAGCAACCTGTCAGCGGACTTGTATACATCAGAGGAAATTAATAGGAAAGTAGATCATGAAGATGTAAATATGGTTTCTAATGCATGTGTGATTGGTGGTGAGTCTAAACTGCGCACTGATGATATTGTAGGTGTCTTGAATGGTTCTGATAAGTCTGGTTCTGTCCGGGAGCAGAGAGCTATAGTTATGTCAGATGGCATAGAAATTGGAACAAATGAACCAATTGAAGGGGGAGGTGCAGTTACAGAATTGGTGTCTGGTACGGGGACAATGGAACCATGCTACACTAATTCTGTTGCTGAGGGTAGACTAGTTTCTGACGTTTCTTCTGCACAACAGGGAAATGAATTGGAGGGTTCAACTATATGTCTAGTTGATAGAGATGAAGCTGATACAGATGCTGTGATTGAATTGAAAGGCAACGTCCGCGATTCAAGCACTTTGGTGAATACTTCATTATCATCTGTGGATGTTTCTTGTCCAAGATTAAGTGTTGAAGCTGAAAATGAGCCCCAAATATGCCTTGAAAAACCTCAATTCTCAGGATCATCAGAGGTCCCTCTCACAGATCCAACAACTTCAACATTGCAATATACTGATGGTGCTGCTATGCAATACAAGAAACCATCTAGCCAAGATCTACCGTCTTGTGATTTTCAGGGAAACCAAGATATGATTGGACATGATTCCAGTAGTAATCTTGGCCATCAGCTTTGTAATCCTGGGAAATCACTGGACCATGTTGAGGCTGCTAGAGTCCTTCAATGCTATAATTTGCAAGTGCCTTCTGATAAGGAAGTGAATGTGAAGATGAGCTGCAGCAGTTCAGCAACTGAGTTGCCACTTTTGTCCCAGAAGATTGATTTAGAAGAACCACCCAGAAATGATGTGAAAATATTCGGAAAGATACTAACCAATCCTTCATCCACCCCGAAGCCTAATTTAAGTGCAAAGGGAAATGAAGAAAATGGTACCCATCTTCCGAAGTTAAGCAGTAGCTCTTCTAGTCTGAAATTAACCGGCCATGATAATACTGGTGGAAAATCAACTATTTTGAACGTTGATCTTAATGACTGCCGGGTCTTTCAGAATGTTCCTGTTATAAGAAGCTACAGCGATGGGAACAAAATACAGCCTGTTTTCTCATCACTCCCTGATTCTGCCATTTTGCTTGCCAAATATCCAGCTGCATTTGGTAGTTATGGTCTTGAAGCAGTCTCAAGTTTACAGCAGCAGGTTACAGAAATGGTATCATCAAATGGTATTGGTGAACCAGGGATTCTTGCAGGTGGATCCAAAAGTGTTGCCTCAGATCCAATAGCAGCCATCAAAACACATCAGACCAATGCTGACCAGTTTGTGGGTCAAACTGGGAATGCAATAAAAGATGGTGAACCTGTAGGAGAGGAAAAGGATTTGAATAGTTAG
- the LOC123910846 gene encoding uncharacterized protein LOC123910846 isoform X1 produces MSLEPLDRKSSFRERKRHESSESFGSVARWRGSSNYNRSREFNRGGDYRRVGGHRKQGSWQLFPEESGHRHMISRSCDRRLEEDNYRPSFSRGDGNYGRGNKESRGAFSQREWRGRSSETTNNSLNMSRRQTNASNDRKSVDDMLTYSSHSHSDLANTWEQHNMKDQHDKMGGVNRFVTGQRNDRDSSLGTIDWKPLKWTRPGCSTSRDSGFSRSSGMRSLGGTNSKGSCEWKVGLQQKIATAVESNSGEAATCRASSAPSEEENLRKKPRLNWGEGLAKFERKHVEGPEVTSNNDDPVSPPFSMETNNFLSTGLVDRSPKLSGLSECASPATPSSAARSSSPAGADDKLFGKAANVDSDVGNLSSSPVPGSQNHLQMFSFNLEKVDIDSLISLGSPLVELLPQSDNLNSVDYSLLISTTMDKLLILKADISKVLEVTETEIDLLENELRSLKSESKDRFQCSEAVGSLLIPCTYRHVANVSACGDSNSSLEVKDSVDVKSSASTGDILYDTIISCNEKTAKAACEVFDKLLPEKCCKNENIGASSGSSSHNGTLIKEKFAERRRLARLKERIITLKFKALHHLWKEDMRLLSIRKHRPKSHKKLESELRTTSNSHQKKRSSIPFRFPFPAGNQLKLVPTSEMIKYTSQLLSESKHEIHRSTLKMPALIWDQKDKMYSMFLSSNGLVVDPVAIEKERAMINPWTAEEQEIFLEKFAAYGKDFRKIATFLNHKTTADCVEFYYKNHKSDCFEKIKKKDDDKLGKFFKAKTDLMASGVKCNSGVNASSLDILSEASSVMADDIARDRKMRSGSSLWRGYNNHNKSRGDNIITERPDSFDVLQDERETVAADVLASICGCVLSEATSSCITSSVDPVKGKRVVKKCVKVKPLSKKPPMPEITQNIDHETCSDESCGEMELTDWSDVEKAAFLHAVSLFGKDFAMIAQRVRTRSQYQCKVFFSKTQKRLRLNHMGDRPENVGSQMNDDVDGGRSDADNACVVETGSANGSDSSGTKTGVDQPESDKNMYHDESNPVEASNLSADLYTSEEINRKVDHEDVNMVSNACVIGGESKLRTDDIVGVLNGSDKSGSVREQRAIVMSDGIEIGTNEPIEGGGAVTELVSGTGTMEPCYTNSVAEGRLVSDVSSAQQGNELEGSTICLVDRDEADTDAVIELKGNVRDSSTLVNTSLSSVDVSCPRLSVEAENEPQICLEKPQFSGSSEVPLTDPTTSTLQYTDGAAMQYKKPSSQDLPSCDFQGNQDMIGHDSSSNLGHQLCNPGKSLDHVEAARVLQCYNLQVPSDKEVNVKMSCSSSATELPLLSQKIDLEEPPRNDVKIFGKILTNPSSTPKPNLSAKGNEENGTHLPKLSSSSSSLKLTGHDNTGGKSTILNVDLNDCRVFQNVPVIRSYSDGNKIQPVFSSLPDSAILLAKYPAAFGSYGLEAVSSLQQQVTEMVSSNGIGEPGILAGGSKSVASDPIAAIKTHQTNADQFVGQTGNAIKDGEPVGEEKDLNS; encoded by the exons atGTCGCTGGAACCGTTGGATCGAAAGAGCTCGTTTAGGGAGAGGAAGCGCCACGAGAGTTCTGAGTCTTTTGGGTCTGTGGCTAGATGGAGAGGATCTTCTAATTATAACCGATCGCGTGAGTTCAATCGTGGTGGCGATTATCGGAGAGTAGGAG GTCATCGTAAGCAGGGTAGTTGGCAGCTATTTCCAGAAGAATCTGGTCATCGGCATATGATTTCTCGATCTTGTGACAGGAGACTGGAGGAAGATAACTATCGCCCGTCATTCTCGCGAGGGGATGGAAATTACGGAAGGGGCAATAAGGAAAGCAGAGGAGCCTTTAGCCAGAGAGAATGGAGAGGGCGTTCATCTGAAACCACAAACAATTCTCTGAATATGTCGAGGAGGCAAACCAATGCAAGTAATGATCGCAAGTCGGTCGATGATATGCTAACATATTCCTCTCATTCACATTCTGACCTAGCAAATACTTGGGAGCAGCATAACATGAAAGACCAGCATGATAAGATGGGTGGTGTTAATCGGTTTGTTACAGGCCAGAGAAATGATAGGGATAGTTCTTTGGGTACAATTGACTGGAAGCCCCTTAAATGGACCCGGCCTGGATGCTCCACTTCACGAGACTCGGGCTTTAGCCGCTCAAGTGGCATGAGGAGcttaggagggacaaattcgaAGGGAAGCTGTGAATGGAAGGTTGGGTTGCAACAAAAAATTGCAACTGCTGTTGAGTCAAATTCAGGGGAAGCTGCTACATGTCGTGCATCGTCTGCTCCATCTGAAGAGGAAAATTTGAGGAAGAAGCCTAGGCTAAATTGGGGCGAGGGACTTGCAAAGTTCGAGAGAAAGCATGTTGAGGGGCCTGAGGTAACTTCGAACAATGATGACCCTGTCTCACCTCCTTTCAGTATGGAAACCAATAATTTCCTCAGTACTGGCTTAGTAGATAGAAGCCCTAAACTTTCAGGACTCTCAGAGTGTGCATCTCCTGCAACTCCATCTTCGGCAGCCCGCAGCTCTTCACCAG CAGGTGCAGATGATAAATTGTTTGGAAAAGCTGCAAATGTGGACAGTGATGTTGGTAACTTGAGTAGTTCACCTGTTCCTGGGTCTCAAAATCATCTGCAGATGTTTTCTTTCAATTTAGAGAAGGTGGATATTGACTCATTGATTAGTCTGGGCTCTCCACTTGTTGAGTTATTACCACAGTCTGATAATCTGAACTCTGTGGATTATAGTTTATTAATTTCCACCACAATGGATAAGCTGCTGATATTGAAAGCGGACATTTCAAAGGTATTAGAGGTCACTGAAACTGAAATTGATTTACTTGAAAATGAACTTAGATCTCTAAAATCTGAATCTAAGGATAGATTTCAATGTTCAGAAGCCGTTGGCTCTCTGCTAATCCCCTGTACTTATAGGCATGTTGCCAATGTCTCGGCTTGTGGTGATAGTAATTCATCTTTGGAGGTTAAAGATAGTGTAGATGTTAAGTCTAGTGCGAGCACTGGGGATATTTTATACGATACAATTATTTCTTGCAATGAAAAAACTGCAAAAGCAGCATGTGAAGTGTTTGATAAGTTATTGCCTGAAAAATGTTGCAAGAACGAGAATATTGGGGCTAGCAGTGGTTCATCCTCTCATAATGGCACACTTATTAAGGAAAAATTTGCTGAGAGAAGACGATTGGCAAGATTGAAGGAGAGAATTATAACACTCAAGTTTAAAGCTTTGCATCACTTGTGGAAAGAAGATATGCGTTTACTGTCTATTAGGAAACACCGCCCAAAATCTCACAAGAAACTTGAATCAGAGCTACGCACCACCAGTAATAGTCATCAGAAGAAGCGGTCTTCTATTCCTTTCCGTTTTCCCTTCCCTG CAGGAAACCAACTGAAATTGGTTCCAACATCTGAGATGATTAAGTATACAAGCCAACTGCTTTCAGAATCCAAACATGAAATTCACAGAAGCACCTTGAAGATGCCAGCATTAATTTGGGATCAAAAGGACAAAATGTATTCAATGTTTTTATCTAGCAATGGGCTGGTTGTAGATCCAGTGGCTATTGAGAAAGAAAGGGCCATGATAAACCCTTGGACCGCAGAAGAGCAAGAGATTTTCTTGGAAAAATTTGCTGCCTATGGAAAAGATTTTCGAAAAATTGCCACTTTCCTTAACCACAAGACAACGGCTGACTGTGTTGAATTCTACTACAAAAATCACAAGTCTGATTGTTTTgagaaaattaagaaaaaagatGATGACAAGCTAGGGAAATTTTTCAAAGCCAAAACTGACTTGATGGCATCAGGCGTAAAATGTAACTCTGGAGTGAATGCTTCTTCACTTGATATTTTGAGTGAAGCTTCTTCAGTGATGGCAGATGACATTGCACGTGATCGGAAAATGCGTTCAGGAAGTTCCTTATGGAGGGgatataataatcataataagtCAAGGGGTGACAATATCATTACAGAGAGGCCGGACAGTTTTGATGTTCTTCAAGATGAAAGAGAGACTGTTGCAGCTGATGTATTGGCTAGTATATGTGGTTGTGTTTTATCCGAGGCAACGAGTTCCTGCATAACTAGTTCAGTCGATCCTGTGAAAGGTAAAAGGGTCGTCAAGAAGTGCGTGAAAGTGAAGCCTCTATCCAAAAAACCTCCAATGCCAGAAATTACTCAAAATATTGATCATGAAACTTGTTCCGACGAGAGCTGTGGTGAAATGGAACTTACTGATTGGTCAGATGTGGAGAAGGCAGCCTTTCTTCATGCTGTATCATTGTTTGGTAAGGATTTTGCAATGATTGCACAGCGTGTCAGAACAAGATCCCAATACCAGTGCAAAGTTTTTTTTAGCAAGACTCAGAAACGTCTTAGATTGAATCACATGGGTGACAGACCTGAAAATGTTGGATCACAGATGAATGATGATGTGGATGGTGGCAGGAGTGATGCAGATAATGCATGCGTTGTAGAGACAGGTTCAGCCAATGGCTCTGATTCGTCAGGCACTAAAACAGGTGTGGACCAGCCTGAATCTGATAAGAACATGTATCATGATGAATCCAATCCTGTAGAAGCTAGCAACCTGTCAGCGGACTTGTATACATCAGAGGAAATTAATAGGAAAGTAGATCATGAAGATGTAAATATGGTTTCTAATGCATGTGTGATTGGTGGTGAGTCTAAACTGCGCACTGATGATATTGTAGGTGTCTTGAATGGTTCTGATAAGTCTGGTTCTGTCCGGGAGCAGAGAGCTATAGTTATGTCAGATGGCATAGAAATTGGAACAAATGAACCAATTGAAGGGGGAGGTGCAGTTACAGAATTGGTGTCTGGTACGGGGACAATGGAACCATGCTACACTAATTCTGTTGCTGAGGGTAGACTAGTTTCTGACGTTTCTTCTGCACAACAGGGAAATGAATTGGAGGGTTCAACTATATGTCTAGTTGATAGAGATGAAGCTGATACAGATGCTGTGATTGAATTGAAAGGCAACGTCCGCGATTCAAGCACTTTGGTGAATACTTCATTATCATCTGTGGATGTTTCTTGTCCAAGATTAAGTGTTGAAGCTGAAAATGAGCCCCAAATATGCCTTGAAAAACCTCAATTCTCAGGATCATCAGAGGTCCCTCTCACAGATCCAACAACTTCAACATTGCAATATACTGATGGTGCTGCTATGCAATACAAGAAACCATCTAGCCAAGATCTACCGTCTTGTGATTTTCAGGGAAACCAAGATATGATTGGACATGATTCCAGTAGTAATCTTGGCCATCAGCTTTGTAATCCTGGGAAATCACTGGACCATGTTGAGGCTGCTAGAGTCCTTCAATGCTATAATTTGCAAGTGCCTTCTGATAAGGAAGTGAATGTGAAGATGAGCTGCAGCAGTTCAGCAACTGAGTTGCCACTTTTGTCCCAGAAGATTGATTTAGAAGAACCACCCAGAAATGATGTGAAAATATTCGGAAAGATACTAACCAATCCTTCATCCACCCCGAAGCCTAATTTAAGTGCAAAGGGAAATGAAGAAAATGGTACCCATCTTCCGAAGTTAAGCAGTAGCTCTTCTAGTCTGAAATTAACCGGCCATGATAATACTGGTGGAAAATCAACTATTTTGAACGTTGATCTTAATGACTGCCGGGTCTTTCAGAATGTTCCTGTTATAAGAAGCTACAGCGATGGGAACAAAATACAGCCTGTTTTCTCATCACTCCCTGATTCTGCCATTTTGCTTGCCAAATATCCAGCTGCATTTGGTAGTTATGGTCTTGAAGCAGTCTCAAGTTTACAGCAGCAGGTTACAGAAATGGTATCATCAAATGGTATTGGTGAACCAGGGATTCTTGCAGGTGGATCCAAAAGTGTTGCCTCAGATCCAATAGCAGCCATCAAAACACATCAGACCAATGCTGACCAGTTTGTGGGTCAAACTGGGAATGCAATAAAAGATGGTGAACCTGTAGGAGAGGAAAAGGATTTGAATAGTTAG